A region from the Lutra lutra chromosome 1, mLutLut1.2, whole genome shotgun sequence genome encodes:
- the LOC125079639 gene encoding transmembrane reductase CYB561D2, whose translation MALSVETESHIYRALRTASGAAAHLVALGFTIFVAVLARPGSSLFSWHPTLMSLAFSFLMTEALLVFSPESSLLRSLSRKGRARCHWVLQLLALLCALLGLGLVILHKEQLGKAHLATWHGRAGLIAVLWAGLQCSGGVGLLYPKLLPRWPLAKLKLYHATSGLVGYLLGSASLLLAMCSLWFTATVTGGVWYLAVLCPVITSLVIMSQVSNAYLYRKRIQP comes from the exons ATGGCCCTTTCTGTGGAGACCGAGTCGCACATCTACAGAGCTCTGCGCACTGCCTCTGGGGCTGCTGCCCACCTTGTGGCCCTGGGTTTTACCATCTTTGTGGCTGTGCTTGCCAGGCCTGGCTCCA GTCTGTTTTCCTGGCACCCCACGCTTATGTCTTTGGCT TTCTCTTTCCTGATGACCGAGGCACTGCTGGTGTTCTCTCCTGAGAGTTCGCTGCTGCGCTCCCTTTCACGGAAGGGCCGAGCCCGCTGCCACTGGGTGCTGCAGCTGCTGGCCCTGCTGTGTGCACTACTTGGCCTAGGCCTTGTCATCCTCCACAAGGAACAGCTTGGCAAAGCGCACCTGGCCACGTGGCATGGGAGGGCAGGGCTGATAGCTGTGCTGTGGGCGGGGTTGCAGTGCTCTGGGGGTGTGGGGCTGCTCTACCCCAAACTACTGCCCCGATGGCCCCTGGCTAAGCTCAAGCTGTACCATGCCACTTCTGGGCTGGTGGGCTACCTTCTGGGTAGTGCCAGCCTCTTATTGGCCATGTGTTCGCTCTGGTTCACTGCCACAGTCACTGGTGGGGTCTGGTATCTGGCTGTGCTGTGTCCTGTCATTACCAGCTTGGTCATCATGAGTCAGGTGAGCAATGCCTACCTGTACCGCAAACGGATCCAACCATGA
- the NPRL2 gene encoding GATOR complex protein NPRL2, protein MGSGCRIECIFFSEFHPTLGPKITYQVPEDFISRELFDTVQVYIITKPELQNKLITVTAMEKKLIGCPVCIEHKKYSRNALLFNLGFVCDAQAKTCALEPIVKKLAGYLTTLELESSFVSTEESKQKLVPIMTILLEELNASGRCTLPIDESNTIHLKVIEQRPDPPVAQEYDVPVFTKDKEDFFNSQWDLTTQQILPYIDGFRHVQKISAEADVELNLVRIAIQNLLYYGVVTLVSILQYSNVYCPTPKVQDLVDDKSLQEACLSYVTKQGHKRASLRDVFQLYCSLSPGTTVRDLIGRHPQQLQRVDERKLIQFGLMKNLIRRLQKYPVRVSREERSHPARLYTGCHSYDEICCKTGMSYHELDERLENDPNIIICWK, encoded by the exons ATGGGCAGCGGCTGCCGCATCGAATGCATATTCTTCAGCGAGTTCCACCCCACGCTGGGACCCAAGATCACCTATCAG GTCCCTGAAGACTTCATCTCCCGAGAGCTGTTTGACACAGTCCAGGTGTACATCATCACCAAGCCAGAGCTGCAGAACAAGCTTATCACTGT CACAGCCATGGAGAAGAAACTGATCGGCTGCCCCGTGTGCATTGAACACAAGAAGTACAGCCGCAATGCCCTGCTTTTCAACCTAGGCTTCGTGTGTGATGCCCAGGCCAAGACCTGTGCCCTCGAGCCCATCGTCAAAAAGCTGGCTGGCTACCTGACCACACTGGAG CTAGAGAGCAGCTTCGTGTCAACAGAGGAGAGCAAGCAGAAGTTGGTGCCCATCATGACCATCTTGCTGGAGGAGCTAAATGCCTCAGGCCGGTGCACTCTGCCCATCG ATGAGTCCAACACCATCCACTTGAAGGTGATTGAGCAGCGACCTGACCCTCCTGTGGCCCAGGAGTATGATGTGCCTGTCTTTACCAAGGATAAGGAGGATTTCTTCAACTCACAGTGGGACCTTACCACACAACAG ATCCTGCCCTATATTGATGGCTTCCGCCATGTCCAGAAGATCTCAGCCGAGGCAGATGTGGAACTCAACCTGGTGCGCATCGCCATCCAGAACTTGCT GTATTATGGCGTCGTGACACTGGTGTCCATCCTCCAG TATTCCAATGTGTACTGCCCGACACCCAAGGTCCAGGACCTCGTAGATGACAAGTCCCTGCAAGAGGCCTGTTTATCCTATGTGACCAAACAAG GGCACAAGAGGGCCAGTCTCCGCGATGTGTTCCAGCTGTACTGCAGCCTGAGCCCTGGCACAACTGTGAGAGACCTCATTGGCCGCCACCCCCAGCAGCTGCAGCGCGTTGATGAACG GAAGCTGATCCAGTTCGGGCTAATGAAGAACCTCATCCGCCGACTACAGAAGTACCCCGTGCGGGTGTCTCGGGAGGAGCGGAGCCACCCTGCCCGGCTTTACACAGGCTGCCACAGCTATGATGAGATCTGCTGCAAGACAG GCATGAGCTACCACGAACTTGATGAACGGCTGGAAAATGACCCCAACATCATCATCTGTTGGAAATGA
- the ZMYND10 gene encoding zinc finger MYND domain-containing protein 10: MGDLELLLPGEADVLVRGLRSFPPREMGSGGWNQQHENLEKLNMQAILDATASQGEPIQELLVTHGKIPTLVEELIAVEMWKQKVFPVLCRLEDFKPQNTFPIYMVVHHEASIVNLLETVFFHKEVCESAEDTVLDLVDYCHRKLTLLVARSGRGGPPEEQSQYSTPIQELQKQAEMMEFEIALKALSVLRYITDCVDSLSLSTLNRMLSTHNLPCLLVELLEHSPWSRQEGGKLQHFEGGRWQTVAPSEQQKLSKLDGQVWIALYNLLLSPEARARYHLTSFAKGQLLKLRAFLTDTLLDQLPNLADLQGFLAHLALAETQPPKKDLVLEQIPEIWERLERENRGKWQAIAKHQLRHTFSPSEQDLRLQAQRWAETYRLDVLEAVTPERPHCAYCSAEASKRCSRCQSEWYCCRECQVKHWEKHGKACVPAAQGDRAK, from the exons ATGGGCGACCTGGAGCTGCTGCTGCCAGGGGAGGCTGACGTGCTGGTGCGGGGGCTTCGCAGCTTCCCGCCGCGCGAGATGGGCTCCGGAGG GTGGAACCAGCAGCATGAGAATCTGGAGAAGCTGAACATGCAGGCTATCCTTGATGCTACAGCCAGCCAGGGGGAGCCCATCCAGGAGCTGCTGGTCACCCATGGGAAG ATCCCAACGTTGGTGGAGGAGCTGATTGCAGTGGAGATGTGGAAGCAGAAGGTGTTCCCTGTGCTGTGCAGGCTGGAGGACTTCAAGCCCCAGAACACTTTTCCCATATACATGGTG GTACACCACGAGGCCTCCATTGTCAACCTTCTGGAGACCGTGTTCTTCCACAAG gaGGTGTGTGAGTCAGCAGAAGACACTGTCTTGGACCTGGTAGACTACTGCCACCGAAAATTGACTCTGTTGGTGGCCCGAAGTGGCCGTGGTGGCCCTCCTGAGGAGCAGTCCCAGTACAGCACCCCAATACAG gagctgCAGAAGCAGGCCGAGATGATGGAGTTTGAGATCGCATTGAAGGCCCTCTCAGTGCTGCGCTACATCACAGACTGTGTGGACAG CCTTTCCTTGAGCACCTTGAACCGCATGCTCAGTACCCACAACTTGCCCTGCCTCCTGGTGGAACTGCTGGAACACAGTCCCTGGAGCCGCCAGGAAGGAG gcAAGCTGCAGCACTTTGAGGGTGGCCGTTGGCAGACAGTGGCCCCCTCAGAGCAGCAAAAGCTGAGCAAGTTGGATGGGCAGGTGTGGATCGCTCTGTACAACCTGCTACTAAGCCCTGAAGCCCGGGCCCGCTACCACCTCACCAGCTTTGCCAAGGGCCAGCTACTCAAG CTTCGGGCCTTCCTCACGGACACACTGCTCGACCAGCTGCCCAACCTGGCAGACCTGCAGGGCTTCCTGGCCCACCTGGCCCTGGCTGAAACCCAGCCCCCTAAGAAGGACCTGGTGTTGGAACAG ATCCCAGAAATCTGGGAGcggctggagagagagaacagagggaagtGGCAGGCTATTGCCAAGCACCAGCTGAGGCACACATTCAGCCCCTCAGAGCAGGACCTGCGGCTGCAGGCACAAAG ATGGGCTGAGACTTACAGGCTGGACGTCCTGGAGGCAGTAACCCCAGAGCGGCCCCACTGTGCCTACTGCAGTGCAGAAGCCTCCAAACGCTGCTCACGGTGCCAGAGTGAATGGTATTGCTGCAG GGAGTGCCAGGTCAAGCACTGGGAGAAGCATGGAAAGGCTTGTGTCCCGGCAGCCCAAGGTGACAGAGCCAAGTGA